taaGCCTATTTAATAagcttgaagaaaaaattgtaatttaaagTTAGAAATAATTTCTTCTCAACTGTgtgtattatttaaaaatatatatataaattacGACgtagttcttattttttcgtgttatcaaaaaaaaaaaaaagattaatggTTTCGTCGTGGTTCTTATACTCGGTGCATTGTTCAGTTAATCAGTTGAACATTGCAACTTGTGCAGCGGTGTCCATATTGCAAAAGATCGTGACggaatatttgttttaattaaaagaCTACCTCACTGTACAATTTCACTTGGTTACGGTATTTTGATTAAAAGTTTgttatctttaaaaaataacaggagttacttcaaattctagatggGGAATAAAAATTCCGTCTGTACAGAAACTGCTGCTTCACCTTGCGAAAGTCTAGAGCTGTTGAGTACTTTACAATGTCTTCCAAAAGGTATCAATAAtctcgaaagaaaaaccaaagaaattcatcttgaaagagaaagaatcgTCAAAAAGTTAAGAGATATGGCAGACTATCTAGAGAAAACTCACTCCGACGTTTTGATCGCTGATCGTGTTGGGACTGGTGTCGGTATTGGGTCAGGACTTTTGTTTATTGGAGGACTCGTTGCTGCTCCGTTTACAGCTGGAGTGTCTCTCGCCTTAACCACCGCTGCAACAGCGACTGGTATCATGGGCGCAATAACATCTGCTGGAGCAAATATTACCGGCTTAGTAATGACCAAAAATTCACTTGCTCCTTTGCAAGAAGAGCTTGATAAACACTTGAAGCACATCAAAGATATCTCCTCAATTGATCCGCAGTATTTGGTTCGTGCCACCCGGTTGCGCCCAACATTGGAGATACTCGAAAAGCTATCCGAAAGCACATTCTTGCAGTTGCtgttgacatttaaaaaattaataactcACGCTTTAAATGGAGATTATGCCCAAATCAGTCGAGCGGTCAATCACGTTGTAGACCccaaaatcaaagaattgCTTCAGAAGCTTCCTATACCCCTGGATCGTCCATCTCTGCAAGCTTTAGCCGAAATGTGCACTTTAATAATAAGTCACATTCGCAGCATTAAACAAGCTATTGATGCTTGCTTGAACTTTTTGAATAAACCAGAATTAATCCGACTTGCCATGGTCTACACGAATTCAACAGCAAAATCCATCACAGCGACAACTCAAGAAGTTGCTCAGATCAAAGCTGCATTCAAAGGTACACCGATGGCCATGACAAAAACAGTTCGATACGTAGCCGGTG
Above is a genomic segment from Daphnia pulicaria isolate SC F1-1A chromosome 8, SC_F0-13Bv2, whole genome shotgun sequence containing:
- the LOC124312703 gene encoding uncharacterized protein LOC124312703; translation: MGNKNSVCTETAASPCESLELLSTLQCLPKGINNLERKTKEIHLERERIVKKLRDMADYLEKTHSDVLIADRVGTGVGIGSGLLFIGGLVAAPFTAGVSLALTTAATATGIMGAITSAGANITGLVMTKNSLAPLQEELDKHLKHIKDISSIDPQYLVRATRLRPTLEILEKLSESTFLQLLLTFKKLITHALNGDYAQISRAVNHVVDPKIKELLQKLPIPLDRPSLQALAEMCTLIISHIRSIKQAIDACLNFLNKPELIRLAMVYTNSTAKSITATTQEVAQIKAAFKGTPMAMTKTVRYVAGAATTAFVVLDVIYMVRICKETGETPTVQNLRKMADDLEKEFSDETEEELAERDGTDADECKG